The segment TCGTGGTTCCCGCGACCTTCTCGCCGGCGAGGCGCTCGACGACCTCACGGATGTGCACCTGCAGCGGGTGCTCCGGGTCGAGGTAGCCCTCGGTCGGCCAGGAGGAGGCGACGCAGGCCCGCAGCATGGCGGCGTGCTTGCCGGAGCAGTTCATCCGCAGTCGGGTAGGAGCGCCGTGCTCGCGCACGATCGCATCGCGCGTGGCGGAGTCGGCGGGCCAATCCGGCGGGCAGCCGAGGTCGTCTTCGGTGAGCCCGCCCTCGATGAGCATCGCGCGCACGACGTCGGCGTGGCGGTCGGTGCCGGCATGGCTTGCCGTGGACAGGGCCAGCTGCTCGCCTTCCAGCGGCGCTCCCGCCGTGAGGCAGGCGACCGCCTGCAGCGGCTTGAGGCTCGAGCGGGGCAGGACGTGCGCCTCGGCGTTGCCGTGCACCGCTGCGGTCGTGCCGTCGGGAGAGAGCACCACGGCCGCGCCGATGTGGCGGGACTCGATCATGCCGCCTCGTTCGACGACGGCCAGTTCCACGCAATCCTGCACGGTCATCATCTGCACGGTCATCGTCGCCACCACGCCTGAAATCCTATCGGCGTGCGAGCATGGCGTCATGGATCTCGGCAGGCACACCTACGCGCTCACCACGACGTGGACGGGCAATCGCGGCAGCGGCACGAGCGGCTATCGCGACTACGACCGGCTGGCCACGATCGAGGTGGCGGGCAAGCCGGCACTGCCGGTGTCGGCCGATCCGGCGTTCCGCGGTGATCGCGGCCGCTGGAACCCCGAGGACCTGCTGCTGGCCGCGCTGTCGGAGTGCCACCTGCTGTCGTACCTGCATGCGTGCACGAGCGCGGGTGTGGTCGTCGTCGCCTATCGCGACGAGGCGACCGGTGTCATGCGCGAGTCGGGGGGAGCGGGACATTTCACGGAGGTGCTGCTGCGCCCTGTCGTGACGGTCGCCGATGCATCGATGATCGAGGCCGCCCAGGTCGCGCACAGGCAGGCAGGCGAGTGGTGCTTCATCGCGAACTCGGTGAACTTCCCCGTGCGGCACGAGGCGACCACGCTCGTCGCCGGGCAGTGACGGGCGGCGCCTACCGCCGCTCGTGCGGCAGGGCCTGCTTGATCTTCTCGATCGCGCCCTGCGCGGGCACCTCGTTGTATACGCCGGCGAGCTCCTGCTCCGACAGCGCGTGGATGGCAGCCATGATCTCGTCGGTGGCCAGTCGGCGCGCACGCCCCGAACCGGCCGCGCCGTGGCGGGACAGATCCAGCGGCGCACCGAAGCGCACCGTCACGCGCTCGCCGAGGTGCGGCATCTTCGCACCCACGGGCATCGCCTTGTCGGTGCCGATGAGGCCGACGGGGATGACGGGAGCACCGGTCTGCAGCGCCAGGAAGGCGACGCCGGTGCGGCCGCGGTAGAGCCGGCCGTCCGTGGATCGGGTGCCCTCCGGGTACAGCGCGACCGCCAGGCCGTCGTCGAGCAGGCGGCGTTGTTCGTCGAGCGCGTCGAGAGCGGCCTGACCGGCGCCGCGGCGCACGGGGATCGCACCGATCGCGCGCATGAACCCCGCGACGATCCTGCCCTTCAGTCCCGTGCCCTCGAAGTAGCTCGACTTGGCGAGGAAGTGCACGCGGCGGGGAGAGGCGACGGGGATGGCGATCGAATCGATGAACGAAAGGTGGTTCGACGCGAAGATGACGGGCCCCGTCGGCGGAACGGATGCGCTGCCCTCGATACGGGGCCGGTAGATCAGACGCGCGAGAGGGGCGAGGATGAGGCGGCCGACGACGTACAGCGATCCGGCGCGGCGCAGCTCCGCATCCGTGTCGTCGTCATCGGCGCGCTGGTCGCCGGCGGGGGACCGCTCGGTCACCGAAGAGATTCCTGAGTCACCAGACAAGGGTAGGGCAGGATCCATGCCGTCGGTGGAATGCGGGAGATGCTGATCCCCGCTCGGGAATGCATCGGATCGCGCCCTTGTCGCGATGCCGGAGGAGCGGATCGCCCGCGACGAGGCCAGCGGGCTCCCAGCGTGGCCACATGCGCGTGCGCGAGGATGAGCGGATTCCTGTTCGTCATCCTGAGGATCCCTGTGCGCACACGTCTCATCTCCGCCCTCTCCGTCGTCGCCGTCTCAACGCTTCTGCTCGCGGGATGCGCGGGCGCCGAACCCGACGCCTCGGCCACGGGGACTCCGGACGCGCAGGGCACCTGCCTGCTCGATGCGCCGTCCGGCGATGCGAGCGACGCGATCGGCGTGGAGGGAGAGGGTGATGATGTGACCGTCACGGTCCCCGCCGATCTCGACTTCACCGACGACATCGAGCGCACCGTTCTCGGCAGCGGCTCGGGCGATGACGTCGTCTCCGGCGACCTCGTCTCGGTCCGCTATCGGATCGTGGATGCGACGGACAGCAGTGTGCTCGACACGAGCGCCGTCGGGGACGGGGGCGTGCTTCCGGTGCTGCTGGATCCGCAGGCCGCGTCGCTGTTCGTCGCCGCGCTGGAGTGCCAGCCGCTGGGATCGCGCATCGTGATGACCCTGCCGAGCTCGAAGCTCGGCGAGGGACAGAACCCGTTGGTCGTGTACGCCGAGGCGACCGAGCAGCTCTCCACGGTCGCGACGGGCGACGATGTCGCCCCGGTCGACGGCATGCCGACCGTCGAGGTCGCCGCCGACGGCACGCCGAGCATCACGATTCCCGACGCCGATGCGCCGACCGAGACCGAGGTGGCCGTGCTCAAGCAGGGCGACGGGCCCACCGTCGGCGCCGGAGACTACGTCGTCGTGCAGTATCTGGGCGTCAAATGGAGCGACGGCACGGAGTTCGACTCCAGCTGGAGCAGAGGAGCCCCGGCGGGATTCTCCACCTCGGGCGTCGTGGAAGGCTTCCGCAAGGCGCTGGAGGGTCAGCAGGTCGGTTCGCAGGTGGTCGTGAAGATGCCGGCTGCCGACGCGTACGGTGAGAAGAGCGACGACAACACGAGCGAGCTCGCCGGTGAAGCGCTCGTCTTCGTGGTCGACATCCTCGCGACCACACCGATGCCCGCCGCCTGACCGCAGGCTTCACCGTAGGCTTCAGGCATGCGGCGCATCCTCATCCTCGGCTCCACCGGATCGATCGGTACCCAGGCCCTGGAGGTGATCCGCGCCCACCCGCGACGCTTCGAGGTGGTCGGACTCGCCGCAGGATCGGATGCGCACGCTCTGGCCGCCCAGGCCGAGCAGTTCCAGGTCGAGCACACCGCGCTCGGAGCCGATGAGGCCGAGCAGCTCGTGCGCGATGTGGAGGCCGACGTCGTGCTCAACGCGATCACCGGATCGGTGGGGCTGGGCAGCACGCTGGCGGCGCTGAAGGCGGGGCGCACGCTCGCGCTGGCGAACAAGGAGTCGCTGATCGTGGGCGGCGCGCTGGTGACGTCGCTGGCCGCGCCCGGCCAGATCGTTCCGGTCGACTCCGAGCACTCCGCCATCGCTCAGTGCCTGCGCTCGGGCGATCGCTCCGAGGTGCGCCGACTGGTCGTGACGGCCTCGGGCGGGCCGTTCCGCGGGCGCACGCGCGCGCAGATGTCGGCCGTGACTCCCGCCGAAGCGCTGGCGCATCCGACCTGGGACATGGGGCGGATGGTCACGACGAACTCGGCGACGCTCGTGAACAAGGGCCTCGAGGTCATCGAGGCGCACCTGCTGTTCGACGTCGACTATGACAAGATCGACGTCGCCGTGCATCCGCAGTCCATCGTGCACTCGATGGTCGAGTTCGTCGACGGCTCCACGGTCGCGCAGGCCTCGCCGCCTGACATGCGGCTGCCGATCTCGATGGCGCTGGACTGGCCGCACCGGGTGGGCGGCGTGGGTGTGCCGCTGGACTGGAAGACGGCCAGCACATGGAGCTTCGAACCGCTCGACGACGAGGCGTTCCCCGCGGTGTCGCTCGCCAAGCAGGTCGGCCGTGCGGGCGGCACTTTCCCCGCCGTGTACAACGCGGCCAATGAGCAGGCGGTGCACGCCTTCCACGATGGCGGGCTCCCGTTCCTCGGGATCGTCGACACCATCGCGCGCGTGATCGACGCGCACGACGCGCCCGACGATCTGACGGTGGAGAGCCTCACGGAGGCCGAGGACTGGGCTCGTCGCACGGCTGACGCGCTGATCGCCGCCGGATGATCCTCCGGGCATTCTCCTAACCGCCGCCACTAGCGTGGCGGGGTGGAGATCCTGCTATACGTCGGCGGCCTGCTGTTCATGCTGGTCGGCCTGGGCGTGTCGATCGCGCTGCACGAGATGGGTCACCTCGTGCCCGCGAAGCTCTTCGGCGTGCATGTCGGCCAGTACATGATCGGCTTCGGCCCGCGCCTGTGGTCCCAGCGGATCGGCGAGACGGAGTACGGATTCAAGTGGCTTCCGCTGGGCGGCTTCATCTCGATGTCGGGCATGTACCCGCCCTCGCCGCAGGCGCTCGGGGCGGCGGCCGAGCAGGCGGCCGAGGCGGGGCCGCAGCGCGGCGGGGGACTCTTCCGCACCCTCGTGCAGGACGCCAGGACCGCCAACGATGAGACGATCGATCCGGATCGCGCCGAGCGGGTGTTCTACCGGCTCCCCGTCTGGAAGCGCGTGGTGGTGATGGCCGGCGGGCCGGTCATGAACCTCGTACTGGCGACACTCATCTTCACCGTGCTGGCCTCGGGTATCGGCGTGCAGCAGGGCACCACGACCATCGCATCGGTATCGGAGTGCGTGCTGCCGGCGGGGTCTGCGCAGACCGAGTGCGCGCAGGGAGACCCCGTGGCTCCCGCCGCTCAGGCCGGGATCCTGCCTGGCGATCGACTCCTGTCGATCGGCGGCACGCCCGTGGACACCTTCGCCGAGGCGAGCGAGATCATCCAGGCCTCGCCCGGACGGGTGCTGCCGGTGGTCGTGGAGCGCGACGGGCAGGAGGTGACCCTGTCGCTCACCCCGGTGGTCGCCGAACGGCAGGCGGTCGACGAGCACGGACGCGGCGCCGTCGACGACGCCGGTGAGCCCGTGATGCACGAGGTCGGCTACGCCGGGGTCGGCGGGCAGCTGGCCTATGTGCCCCAGCCGATCGGAACCGGACTGGAGATCACGGGTGAGAATGTCGGCGCCGTCGCCGGCATCCTCGTGACGCTGCCGCAGCGCCTGTGGGACGTCGGGGTGTCGCTCGTGACCGGCGGCGAGCGCGACCCGAACGGACCGCTCAGCGTGGTCGGCGTGGGGCGGCTGGCCGGCGAGGTCGCAGCGACCGATGCGCCGATCCTCAACCGCTTCGTGGTGCTGCTGAGCCTGCTCGGATCGCTGAACATCGCGCTGTTCGTGTTCAACCTCATCCCGCTGCTGCCCCTGGACGGTGGTCACATCGTGGTGGCGCTGTGGGACGGCGTGAAGCGGGCCTGGGCGAAGCTTTTCCGTCGTCCGCCGCCGAAGCCGGTGGATGCTACCCGGCTCGTGCCGCTCACGATCGTCGTGGCGGGGCTGCTCATTGTGATGGGCGCCGTGCTGCTGCTCGCCGATCTGTTCAATCCGGTGAAGCTGCTGGGCTGACTGTCAGACCAGGGCGTGGGTGATGAGGCGCTCGAGCGTGCGCATGCCGTCGCGCGACAGAATCGACTCCAGATGGCCCTGCACGGAGGCGAAGCCGGGCCCGCGGAGCGCGTAGACGTCGCCGGTGACCGGGTCGGACGAGATCTCCACGCCCTCCGCGGTCTCGATCGCGGTCTCGCCGGGGGCGACGCGTGCGGTGAACGTGTTGTAGAACCCGATCGAGGCATCCTCGCCGAAGACCGGCACGGACTTC is part of the Microbacterium pseudoresistens genome and harbors:
- a CDS encoding asparaginase, with amino-acid sequence MTVQMMTVQDCVELAVVERGGMIESRHIGAAVVLSPDGTTAAVHGNAEAHVLPRSSLKPLQAVACLTAGAPLEGEQLALSTASHAGTDRHADVVRAMLIEGGLTEDDLGCPPDWPADSATRDAIVREHGAPTRLRMNCSGKHAAMLRACVASSWPTEGYLDPEHPLQVHIREVVERLAGEKVAGTTIDGCGAPVHALTLAGLARAIHRVGTASARSPFALHRVAGTLVQTVREMPWTIDGPGRADTVAIERLGVFAKGGAEGVMVMVAPDGTTVALKTLDGSLRARTIVAAALLARAGALTAAQVDDLAGALPLAVLGGGTGVGSIRPAPGI
- a CDS encoding OsmC family protein; protein product: MDLGRHTYALTTTWTGNRGSGTSGYRDYDRLATIEVAGKPALPVSADPAFRGDRGRWNPEDLLLAALSECHLLSYLHACTSAGVVVVAYRDEATGVMRESGGAGHFTEVLLRPVVTVADASMIEAAQVAHRQAGEWCFIANSVNFPVRHEATTLVAGQ
- a CDS encoding lysophospholipid acyltransferase family protein, which codes for MTERSPAGDQRADDDDTDAELRRAGSLYVVGRLILAPLARLIYRPRIEGSASVPPTGPVIFASNHLSFIDSIAIPVASPRRVHFLAKSSYFEGTGLKGRIVAGFMRAIGAIPVRRGAGQAALDALDEQRRLLDDGLAVALYPEGTRSTDGRLYRGRTGVAFLALQTGAPVIPVGLIGTDKAMPVGAKMPHLGERVTVRFGAPLDLSRHGAAGSGRARRLATDEIMAAIHALSEQELAGVYNEVPAQGAIEKIKQALPHERR
- a CDS encoding FKBP-type peptidyl-prolyl cis-trans isomerase; this encodes MRTRLISALSVVAVSTLLLAGCAGAEPDASATGTPDAQGTCLLDAPSGDASDAIGVEGEGDDVTVTVPADLDFTDDIERTVLGSGSGDDVVSGDLVSVRYRIVDATDSSVLDTSAVGDGGVLPVLLDPQAASLFVAALECQPLGSRIVMTLPSSKLGEGQNPLVVYAEATEQLSTVATGDDVAPVDGMPTVEVAADGTPSITIPDADAPTETEVAVLKQGDGPTVGAGDYVVVQYLGVKWSDGTEFDSSWSRGAPAGFSTSGVVEGFRKALEGQQVGSQVVVKMPAADAYGEKSDDNTSELAGEALVFVVDILATTPMPAA
- the dxr gene encoding 1-deoxy-D-xylulose-5-phosphate reductoisomerase, coding for MRRILILGSTGSIGTQALEVIRAHPRRFEVVGLAAGSDAHALAAQAEQFQVEHTALGADEAEQLVRDVEADVVLNAITGSVGLGSTLAALKAGRTLALANKESLIVGGALVTSLAAPGQIVPVDSEHSAIAQCLRSGDRSEVRRLVVTASGGPFRGRTRAQMSAVTPAEALAHPTWDMGRMVTTNSATLVNKGLEVIEAHLLFDVDYDKIDVAVHPQSIVHSMVEFVDGSTVAQASPPDMRLPISMALDWPHRVGGVGVPLDWKTASTWSFEPLDDEAFPAVSLAKQVGRAGGTFPAVYNAANEQAVHAFHDGGLPFLGIVDTIARVIDAHDAPDDLTVESLTEAEDWARRTADALIAAG
- a CDS encoding site-2 protease family protein, with translation MEILLYVGGLLFMLVGLGVSIALHEMGHLVPAKLFGVHVGQYMIGFGPRLWSQRIGETEYGFKWLPLGGFISMSGMYPPSPQALGAAAEQAAEAGPQRGGGLFRTLVQDARTANDETIDPDRAERVFYRLPVWKRVVVMAGGPVMNLVLATLIFTVLASGIGVQQGTTTIASVSECVLPAGSAQTECAQGDPVAPAAQAGILPGDRLLSIGGTPVDTFAEASEIIQASPGRVLPVVVERDGQEVTLSLTPVVAERQAVDEHGRGAVDDAGEPVMHEVGYAGVGGQLAYVPQPIGTGLEITGENVGAVAGILVTLPQRLWDVGVSLVTGGERDPNGPLSVVGVGRLAGEVAATDAPILNRFVVLLSLLGSLNIALFVFNLIPLLPLDGGHIVVALWDGVKRAWAKLFRRPPPKPVDATRLVPLTIVVAGLLIVMGAVLLLADLFNPVKLLG